One Aciduliprofundum boonei T469 genomic region harbors:
- a CDS encoding ABC transporter permease: MKLKVSLKGKVAIAVIITYIIIALLVPIMPLRPPLSYRAPPTDIFVPQIVANYSFPYKIVRMNAYEDEFYMITESSEFIYYNILNHNITFEENLPLQNYSDIKILRIYPHGFPVFYNQNYIYVFSGTALVRYPINDTVSIYILNPPFSSFTGFVTYNSTGLYAFQYSPYGFSTKPLWHIVAHQKPLGLHYDYNHIFVSFHDKIIDITSNGKIVWEKRGNFTSNPIFLPIYGNDKLYIASHNEIEALSIENGSKRADIQMPCEITSLEYRGGILFAYSPSGVFGKVDVLKNGFSWKVDDVKKYVASPFIDGIGVIFKNGKIGFILTDGAIQWGKDVNVYNILLTEMSHTTYLLAILENQKDVQQYSYSGKMITPLPPSKKYILGTDFAGRDVFSQLLWSFRSELYIAFVSGAIVLLLGTLWGVIAGYFGGTTDELLLLLSDSFLFIPAIGYAALMIYLFGISHHIEATIWASIFALSPLEARAVRNYTKVVKEKAFVESAKLSGAGHWRIILVHIFPEIKGISTVYALSAVTMALLLEVGISFLGFGNYTVPTWGWMISNAYFTGYWDKWWLIVPPLLALWAIVYSTYLLSHEIYASQYIFSLEARTIGEETKSK, translated from the coding sequence ATGAAACTGAAAGTATCTCTCAAGGGAAAAGTCGCTATTGCCGTGATTATCACTTACATAATTATTGCTCTCCTAGTACCCATAATGCCTCTACGGCCACCTCTGAGCTATAGAGCCCCACCTACAGATATATTTGTACCCCAAATAGTTGCCAATTATTCATTTCCTTATAAAATAGTTAGAATGAACGCTTATGAAGATGAATTTTATATGATAACCGAGAGTTCTGAATTCATATATTACAATATTCTGAACCATAATATCACATTTGAAGAGAATTTACCATTACAAAACTATTCAGACATAAAGATTCTTAGAATATATCCCCATGGCTTTCCTGTGTTTTACAACCAAAATTATATCTATGTATTTTCAGGCACCGCTCTTGTAAGATACCCTATAAACGATACTGTTTCTATCTACATTCTCAATCCGCCCTTCTCTTCTTTTACAGGGTTTGTTACTTACAACAGCACAGGTTTATACGCATTCCAATACAGCCCTTACGGATTCTCTACAAAGCCATTATGGCACATTGTAGCGCATCAAAAACCCTTAGGATTGCATTATGATTACAACCATATTTTTGTATCCTTTCACGATAAAATCATTGATATAACATCCAATGGAAAAATTGTGTGGGAGAAAAGAGGAAATTTCACATCAAATCCAATATTCTTGCCCATCTATGGAAACGATAAATTATACATAGCTTCTCATAACGAAATAGAGGCATTATCCATAGAAAATGGAAGCAAGAGGGCAGATATACAAATGCCATGTGAAATTACATCCTTAGAGTATCGTGGAGGGATTCTTTTTGCTTATTCTCCATCTGGCGTGTTTGGGAAGGTGGATGTCCTCAAAAACGGTTTTTCTTGGAAAGTTGATGATGTAAAGAAATATGTAGCAAGCCCGTTTATAGATGGCATAGGAGTGATTTTCAAAAATGGAAAAATAGGATTTATACTAACAGATGGAGCTATCCAGTGGGGAAAAGATGTGAATGTATACAACATCCTCCTTACAGAGATGTCACATACAACCTATCTTTTAGCTATTTTGGAAAATCAAAAAGATGTCCAACAGTACAGCTATTCTGGAAAGATGATAACTCCTCTACCACCAAGTAAAAAATATATCCTGGGCACCGATTTTGCCGGAAGGGATGTTTTCTCTCAACTCCTATGGAGCTTTAGAAGCGAGTTGTATATTGCATTTGTAAGCGGAGCAATAGTTCTTCTCTTAGGTACACTCTGGGGAGTGATTGCAGGATATTTCGGCGGGACTACTGATGAATTACTGCTTCTTCTCTCAGATTCTTTTCTGTTCATACCTGCGATCGGCTATGCAGCTCTTATGATTTATTTGTTTGGCATATCTCATCACATAGAAGCAACTATATGGGCTTCCATATTTGCACTCTCACCCTTGGAAGCAAGAGCTGTTAGAAATTATACGAAGGTTGTTAAAGAAAAGGCATTCGTAGAAAGCGCAAAATTATCAGGAGCTGGACACTGGAGAATAATATTAGTTCACATATTTCCAGAAATAAAGGGAATATCGACAGTATATGCCCTTAGTGCAGTGACCATGGCACTATTGCTTGAAGTAGGCATATCATTCTTGGGATTTGGAAATTATACGGTTCCAACTTGGGGATGGATGATTTCAAACGCGTATTTTACAGGGTACTGGGATAAATGGTGGCTTATTGTACCTCCGCTCCTAGCTCTATGGGCAATAGTTTATTCAACATATCTCCTATCCCACGAGATCTATGCCTCACAATACATTTTCTCCTTGGAAGCAAGAACTATTGGTGAGGAAACTAAATCCAAATAA
- a CDS encoding DNA-directed DNA polymerase → MRTLYFKTLAKTESGYINPKKDSIYMLALQTNNIRILKGNEKDIIEKFVEIFNEYNPDRIVGFKQDTEDFPLLYERAKRYDINLNLGRDGSAIDFSGKYFRGIILKETKIQGRENIDLFAIAWRDFPRLPTKEIDELANALEVKGFERIPQFRIREKSDEELESYLKNYVKIIVEIADAILPFEESISGICGIPIDRQTRMTVGELIDVVVAREMKRRGIDKMKVGKSKKYEGGYVWLKEPGVYENITYLDFQSMYPNIIKAWNISPETVDMGGGEEVEIEGVKHKIKKDVRGVIPELVDDFLSKRLELKRKLKDKYDKRIDAEQKALKVMANAMYGYMGWNGASYYNRNAAELIAALARYYIKNVQRIIEEMGGTIIYVDTDGIQFIGGDWKKIMNKINDEYPLNIELERIVQRGVYWTKKKYAHLYDGKVTGVGVEYIRRDYPKIIKDAQRQIVEHLLKGNVERARELRRKYRNMIKEGKFEIEDIAVVEQLTKKPEEYEKATKASIAAKILMENYGIEVHRGMYIYIAIVKGVGGPTYRARPIEMVRIEDLDLSYYLSMYDDTINRTFEPFKVSPTNQWF, encoded by the coding sequence ATGAGAACTTTGTATTTCAAAACTCTTGCGAAAACTGAGAGCGGATATATAAATCCAAAAAAAGATAGCATTTATATGCTTGCTCTACAAACCAATAATATTAGGATTTTAAAAGGAAATGAAAAAGATATAATAGAAAAATTCGTAGAAATTTTCAATGAGTACAATCCTGATCGAATTGTTGGATTTAAACAGGATACCGAAGATTTCCCGTTGCTCTACGAAAGGGCTAAGAGATATGATATAAATTTAAATCTTGGTAGAGATGGGAGTGCTATAGATTTTTCTGGGAAATATTTTAGGGGTATAATTCTGAAGGAAACAAAAATTCAAGGGAGAGAAAATATAGACCTATTTGCCATAGCTTGGCGCGATTTTCCGAGATTGCCTACCAAGGAAATAGACGAGCTTGCCAATGCTTTAGAAGTTAAGGGATTTGAGAGAATCCCCCAGTTCAGAATTAGGGAAAAGAGTGATGAAGAGTTGGAATCGTATTTGAAAAACTATGTGAAAATAATTGTAGAGATAGCGGATGCCATATTACCGTTTGAGGAGAGTATATCAGGTATATGTGGTATCCCAATTGACAGGCAAACGAGAATGACTGTGGGTGAATTGATAGATGTTGTTGTGGCCAGAGAGATGAAACGGAGAGGTATAGATAAGATGAAAGTGGGAAAATCCAAAAAGTATGAAGGGGGCTATGTATGGTTAAAGGAGCCAGGCGTGTATGAGAATATAACCTATCTGGATTTTCAAAGCATGTATCCCAATATCATTAAAGCGTGGAACATCAGCCCTGAAACTGTGGACATGGGTGGGGGCGAGGAAGTGGAAATTGAAGGTGTTAAACATAAAATAAAAAAAGATGTTCGTGGTGTTATTCCAGAACTTGTTGATGATTTTCTATCCAAAAGATTGGAGTTAAAGAGAAAATTGAAGGATAAGTACGATAAGAGAATTGACGCTGAGCAGAAGGCCCTGAAGGTCATGGCAAATGCTATGTATGGTTATATGGGCTGGAATGGAGCATCATATTACAATAGAAACGCCGCCGAATTGATTGCTGCTTTGGCTAGATATTACATAAAGAATGTGCAGAGAATTATAGAGGAAATGGGAGGCACAATAATTTATGTGGATACTGATGGCATTCAATTTATTGGAGGAGATTGGAAGAAAATCATGAACAAAATCAACGATGAATATCCTCTAAATATTGAATTGGAGAGAATAGTGCAGCGGGGAGTTTATTGGACTAAGAAGAAGTATGCACATCTTTATGATGGTAAGGTAACTGGTGTAGGGGTAGAGTATATAAGGAGAGATTACCCCAAGATAATAAAAGATGCACAGAGGCAAATTGTAGAGCATTTGCTTAAAGGGAATGTAGAAAGAGCGAGGGAGCTCAGGAGAAAATATAGGAATATGATAAAAGAAGGTAAATTTGAAATTGAAGATATTGCGGTGGTTGAGCAGTTAACAAAGAAACCGGAGGAATATGAGAAAGCCACGAAAGCCAGCATAGCTGCTAAAATTTTGATGGAAAATTACGGGATTGAAGTGCATAGGGGAATGTACATTTACATAGCGATAGTAAAGGGAGTTGGAGGTCCAACATATAGGGCTAGGCCTATCGAAATGGTGAGAATTGAGGATTTAGATTTATCCTACTACCTTTCAATGTATGATGATACGATAAACAGAACATTTGAGCCCTTTAAAGTGTCTCCCACTAACCAGTGGTTTTGA
- a CDS encoding adenosylcobalamin-dependent ribonucleoside-diphosphate reductase, with protein MPSLIKKRSGDYVLYDRKRIANAIKKAFLETGEVDTPEEIADELSKIVEERIQKYEIPSVEQIQDEVEKLLMEKKYTRTAKAYIVYRETRKKVREAKKILGVEDDLKLTVNAIKVLEARYLLKDEKGKIIETPRQMFYRTARYIALVDALYFDEVFDLSGKQKRRNEVFAGKSNLGVYEMDMLKRAYRRLNFKGHMKVDFSEFIRILNDKWDIIEERIKEFYSIMVNRYFIPNSPTLMNSNTRLGQLSACFVLPVPDSIEGIFNAVKYAAMIHKSGGGTGFSFSRLRPKGDIVASTMGVASGPLSFMRVFDVATDVIKQGGKRRGANMGVLSVHHPDILEFITSKDSENKVLSNFNISVAVTDEFMDALLRDDYYPLRNPRNGEEVKRIKARQVWDLIITQAWKTGDPGVIFIDEVNRKHPVKHLGEIESTNPCGEQPLLPYESCNLGSINLSLFVENGKIKWDKLRKVIHIAIHFLDNVIDANRYPLPQIERMTLLTRKIGLGVMGWAEMLIKLGIPYDSEEAVELAEKVMKFINEESHRASMKLAEKRGVFPAWEGSEWWKKGMKIRNATTTTIAPTGTISIIAGTSSSIEPLFAIVYVRRVLEGEELLEINPLFEEIAKKRGFYSEDLMLEIAKSGSIQNLDVPEDVKRIFKTAHDIGPSWHVAMQAAFQKYVDNAVSKTVNLRYDATPEDVEKVYMLAYQLKCKGITIYRDKSKKEQVIDKADKAIEGILKRKEKELLQVKLFPEEYVKLDSTETAACRDGTCD; from the coding sequence ATGCCAAGCTTGATAAAGAAGAGAAGTGGAGATTATGTGCTTTACGATAGAAAGAGAATAGCTAATGCCATAAAAAAAGCGTTCTTGGAAACTGGAGAAGTTGACACTCCAGAAGAGATTGCAGACGAACTATCTAAAATTGTTGAAGAGAGAATACAGAAATACGAGATACCCTCTGTGGAGCAAATTCAAGACGAGGTTGAAAAGCTACTCATGGAGAAGAAGTACACGCGCACTGCCAAGGCCTACATAGTTTATCGTGAAACAAGAAAGAAGGTACGGGAAGCAAAGAAGATACTCGGAGTGGAGGATGACCTCAAATTAACTGTGAATGCGATAAAAGTGCTTGAAGCCAGATACTTGCTTAAAGATGAGAAGGGAAAGATTATTGAAACACCAAGGCAGATGTTCTACCGTACGGCAAGATATATAGCTCTCGTGGATGCATTATATTTTGATGAGGTTTTTGATTTAAGCGGTAAGCAAAAGAGGAGAAATGAGGTTTTCGCAGGAAAGAGCAATTTAGGCGTTTATGAAATGGATATGCTAAAAAGAGCGTATAGAAGATTGAATTTTAAAGGGCATATGAAGGTTGATTTCTCAGAATTTATTCGCATTTTGAATGATAAATGGGATATTATAGAGGAGCGGATTAAGGAATTCTACTCTATAATGGTAAACCGCTATTTCATACCAAATTCTCCAACACTTATGAACTCAAATACTCGCTTAGGCCAGCTAAGTGCGTGCTTTGTTTTGCCGGTACCGGATAGCATAGAGGGCATATTCAATGCAGTGAAGTATGCGGCGATGATACACAAGAGTGGAGGAGGTACAGGATTCTCCTTTTCTAGATTGCGCCCCAAGGGAGATATAGTGGCTAGCACTATGGGAGTGGCCTCGGGGCCACTATCTTTCATGCGTGTGTTCGATGTAGCCACAGATGTGATAAAGCAGGGGGGAAAGAGAAGGGGAGCGAATATGGGGGTGCTAAGTGTGCACCATCCGGACATACTGGAGTTCATCACCTCCAAGGATTCTGAGAATAAAGTGCTTAGCAATTTCAACATAAGCGTGGCGGTGACGGACGAGTTTATGGATGCGTTGCTCAGAGATGATTACTATCCACTTCGCAATCCCAGAAATGGGGAGGAAGTGAAGAGAATCAAAGCAAGGCAAGTTTGGGACCTGATAATAACGCAGGCGTGGAAGACAGGAGACCCGGGAGTGATATTCATAGATGAGGTGAATAGAAAACATCCTGTAAAGCATTTGGGGGAGATAGAAAGCACGAATCCCTGTGGAGAGCAGCCCTTATTGCCATACGAGTCCTGCAATCTCGGCAGCATAAATCTATCGCTCTTCGTCGAGAACGGAAAGATAAAATGGGACAAGTTGCGTAAAGTGATCCATATAGCTATTCATTTTCTTGATAATGTGATAGATGCGAATAGATATCCACTGCCCCAGATAGAGAGAATGACTCTTCTTACACGCAAGATAGGCCTGGGGGTTATGGGCTGGGCGGAGATGCTGATAAAGTTGGGCATACCGTACGATAGTGAAGAGGCAGTAGAGCTTGCGGAGAAGGTAATGAAGTTCATAAATGAGGAATCGCACAGGGCGAGTATGAAACTTGCGGAGAAGAGGGGAGTGTTCCCGGCGTGGGAAGGTAGCGAGTGGTGGAAGAAGGGAATGAAGATAAGAAATGCAACCACTACCACGATAGCACCTACAGGCACGATAAGCATAATTGCAGGCACTTCTTCCAGCATTGAACCCCTGTTCGCCATTGTCTATGTACGCAGGGTACTTGAGGGTGAGGAATTATTGGAAATAAATCCATTATTTGAGGAAATTGCAAAGAAAAGGGGCTTTTATTCCGAGGATTTGATGTTGGAAATTGCAAAATCTGGTAGCATTCAAAATTTGGATGTGCCTGAGGATGTGAAGCGAATATTTAAAACAGCACACGATATTGGGCCCTCTTGGCATGTTGCTATGCAAGCAGCATTCCAAAAATATGTGGATAATGCAGTTAGCAAGACTGTGAATTTAAGGTACGATGCCACTCCGGAGGATGTTGAGAAAGTGTATATGCTTGCTTATCAACTCAAATGCAAGGGTATAACGATTTACAGGGACAAAAGCAAGAAAGAGCAGGTTATAGATAAGGCAGATAAGGCCATAGAAGGAATATTAAAAAGAAAAGAGAAGGAGCTGCTTCAGGTGAAATTATTTCCGGAGGAGTATGTGAAACTAGATTCTACAGAAACAGCAGCTTGCAGGGATGGAACTTGTGACTGA
- a CDS encoding radical SAM protein: MIRLSYGTAVKMGLKEGKMLAEPTTAYIMLGERCISNCLFCAQRREGRKEGYLSRVLWLSYTDEVLRNLRGFSRVCFQTLDYPEVVNDLSSLLPLLPSIPVSVSIVPISNEDMKRLKEEGVEIISIALDAATKEIFDDVKGYKVGNRFTWEGHWRALKDAIKIFDSVNTHLIVGLGESDKALYNIMARLSDMGISIALFAFMPVFGGKQPSLHRYRVIQLMRYLFSRNYRNFAEFEDERVMEIIVPEEERKNIMRGIPFLTSGCPGCNRPFYNERPGGKIYNYPFLPKKNVARELIKECEEYAKIIWI, translated from the coding sequence ATGATTCGATTATCCTATGGTACAGCGGTTAAAATGGGTTTAAAAGAAGGAAAGATGCTTGCAGAACCTACAACTGCTTACATAATGCTCGGGGAGAGATGCATATCCAATTGCCTATTTTGTGCTCAAAGAAGAGAAGGCAGAAAAGAAGGTTATTTATCACGAGTTTTGTGGCTCTCCTATACGGATGAGGTTCTTCGCAATTTAAGAGGATTCTCACGAGTGTGCTTTCAAACTCTTGATTATCCTGAGGTTGTGAATGATTTGAGTTCCCTACTTCCCCTATTGCCTTCCATTCCTGTTTCAGTTTCTATAGTTCCTATTTCTAATGAGGATATGAAGAGGTTAAAAGAGGAAGGTGTTGAAATTATCAGTATTGCATTGGACGCTGCTACTAAGGAAATATTTGATGATGTTAAAGGGTACAAAGTCGGAAATCGCTTCACTTGGGAAGGGCATTGGAGAGCTTTGAAAGATGCAATTAAAATTTTTGATTCTGTGAATACACATTTAATTGTTGGATTGGGAGAGAGTGATAAAGCATTGTACAATATTATGGCGAGATTGAGTGATATGGGAATATCCATAGCTTTATTCGCTTTTATGCCAGTTTTTGGAGGAAAGCAACCATCATTGCATAGATACCGGGTTATACAATTAATGCGTTATCTTTTTTCGAGGAACTACAGAAATTTTGCAGAGTTTGAAGATGAAAGAGTCATGGAAATCATAGTGCCGGAGGAAGAAAGGAAAAATATTATGAGAGGAATACCTTTTCTAACCTCTGGATGCCCGGGATGTAATCGCCCTTTTTACAACGAGAGACCTGGGGGAAAGATTTACAACTATCCATTTTTACCAAAGAAGAATGTGGCAAGGGAATTGATTAAAGAATGCGAAGAATATGCTAAAATTATTTGGATTTAG
- a CDS encoding ABC transporter permease subunit: MIKKIIIVLFIISILLIPSIHAKNSNINSEIKDRYSGHIFIKQIFSPQLKKEYDKDHSGYLDFSEFLKLLDENMMKLNFTPAGNYFLIFHNLTIDGRNPIVNLKGIHKYENYSFPMPVNTSSYYAISFNFTFYLNGTYDHTLKISLPDVSGMFSIALPKNDTILQSNLIDSITEKNKIKGRFDSSIIIKFREEYYYRMSIYAYSFLAALIGVFVFIAYKFRGGRVKGIKLLIRSTLRNLFALFIVLTILFYILWVFGPPPQVRVGGISDIVMRFYIIKYYHLDRPWYDQYLNWWHLILTGGITKGVNWGTQPIDLKNAIIVSLTIFILTTVITYFSSLYLAIRKKSPRSLDIYAAIFLALYSIPTFYASLVILQTFQNWPLLYDALVSPTNGWQEGIRIIIASLILSLLTIARPYLIAHSIANREYMEPYVKTFQAVGLTPKRIKKFIKKSTMIPTMTDLVLNFGWILTAQVFLEVIFHIKGIGLILFKGTINGNPFQIQIAIIYFSLVMIAASIFSDIVIYFLDPRVRR; this comes from the coding sequence ATGATTAAAAAGATTATCATTGTACTTTTCATAATTTCAATCTTGCTAATACCTTCAATTCACGCTAAAAACTCAAATATTAATTCTGAAATTAAAGATAGATACTCTGGACATATATTTATAAAACAGATTTTCTCTCCGCAATTAAAAAAAGAGTACGATAAAGACCATTCTGGATACCTGGATTTCTCGGAATTTTTAAAGTTGCTTGATGAAAATATGATGAAATTAAATTTCACACCTGCAGGAAATTATTTTTTGATTTTTCATAACCTAACTATAGATGGAAGAAATCCCATAGTTAATTTAAAAGGGATACACAAGTATGAGAATTATAGTTTTCCTATGCCTGTAAACACTTCATCATATTACGCTATAAGCTTTAATTTCACATTTTATTTAAATGGCACATATGACCATACTCTAAAGATAAGCCTTCCTGATGTTTCAGGTATGTTCTCAATAGCCCTTCCGAAAAACGATACTATTCTACAGAGCAATCTAATTGATTCAATTACTGAGAAGAATAAAATTAAAGGGAGATTTGATAGCTCCATTATCATAAAATTCAGAGAGGAATACTATTACCGGATGAGCATTTATGCCTATTCATTCTTGGCCGCATTAATTGGTGTGTTTGTATTTATAGCATATAAATTTAGAGGGGGGCGTGTTAAAGGTATAAAACTTCTTATAAGGAGCACACTCAGAAATTTATTTGCACTTTTTATAGTCCTGACCATCCTATTTTACATTCTTTGGGTTTTTGGTCCACCCCCACAGGTTAGAGTTGGGGGGATATCAGATATAGTTATGAGATTCTATATAATAAAATACTATCACCTTGACAGACCTTGGTATGATCAGTACTTGAACTGGTGGCATCTAATTTTAACGGGGGGAATAACAAAGGGAGTAAACTGGGGTACACAGCCCATAGACCTTAAAAATGCCATTATTGTGTCTCTCACAATATTCATATTAACTACAGTGATAACATATTTCTCATCACTCTACTTGGCCATCCGCAAAAAGAGCCCTCGCTCTTTAGACATATATGCTGCCATATTTTTAGCTTTATACTCTATACCAACCTTCTACGCATCTTTAGTTATTTTACAAACATTCCAGAACTGGCCTTTATTATACGATGCTCTAGTTTCTCCTACAAATGGGTGGCAAGAGGGAATAAGAATCATTATTGCTTCTCTCATTCTCTCACTTTTAACCATTGCTAGACCTTATTTGATAGCCCATTCTATAGCCAACAGAGAATACATGGAGCCCTATGTTAAAACATTTCAGGCAGTGGGATTAACTCCAAAGAGGATTAAGAAATTCATAAAGAAAAGTACAATGATTCCTACAATGACAGATTTGGTGCTGAATTTTGGATGGATCTTGACAGCACAGGTGTTCTTAGAAGTTATATTTCACATAAAGGGAATTGGGCTAATTCTATTCAAAGGTACAATAAACGGCAATCCATTTCAGATTCAAATTGCAATTATATATTTCTCATTAGTAATGATAGCCGCTTCTATATTCTCAGACATTGTGATTTACTTCCTTGATCCAAGGGTGAGAAGATGA
- the trmY gene encoding tRNA (pseudouridine(54)-N(1))-methyltransferase TrmY translates to MRAFLVIGHKFKGEINLNDLPGSGRIDVIARCINAAIFLSHNIRRDVLFFAYFPQINARLRIDSSQVKYLNPDERSTAALIRNAILKLGESEIKSSPGFYIKRASFEEVLNEIAEIGNVYYLREDGKDIRELEFPANASFVLSDSVNMSEDEEKLVDKYADDIVTVGPKIILASHAISIVHNELDRRFP, encoded by the coding sequence ATGAGAGCTTTTTTAGTTATAGGGCACAAATTTAAAGGGGAGATAAATTTAAACGACCTTCCTGGCTCTGGGAGAATAGATGTTATTGCAAGATGCATAAATGCTGCCATATTTCTCTCCCACAACATAAGGAGAGATGTTCTATTCTTCGCTTACTTCCCACAAATCAATGCTCGTTTACGAATTGATTCCTCGCAAGTTAAGTATTTAAATCCCGATGAGAGAAGCACAGCTGCCTTAATAAGAAATGCCATTTTAAAATTAGGAGAGAGTGAGATTAAGAGTTCTCCAGGATTTTACATAAAAAGGGCTAGTTTTGAAGAAGTTTTAAATGAAATTGCAGAAATAGGCAATGTATATTATTTGCGTGAAGATGGAAAGGACATAAGGGAGCTGGAGTTTCCGGCTAATGCATCCTTCGTATTGAGCGACAGCGTAAATATGAGTGAAGATGAAGAGAAGCTTGTGGATAAATATGCGGATGATATCGTAACTGTGGGGCCGAAGATCATACTAGCTTCTCACGCCATATCCATTGTGCATAACGAGTTAGACAGGCGATTTCCATGA
- a CDS encoding signal recognition particle protein Srp54 → MLDSLGESLRNTIRKISKAGYVDESLIKEVVRDIQRALLRADVEVHLALKLSKNVERRALEEKPPSGMSHRDFLIKIIYEELVAILGKEKEVALKPQKLMLVGLYGQGKTTTAGKLARYFHKKGLSVALIACDVHRPAAYEQLKQIGEQLNVPVFGIPGEKDARKIAREAVKKMKDYQVQIFDTSGRHALEDDLIEEIKDLKEIIQPDEIFLVLDATIGQQAGKQAKAFHDAVGVTGVIITKMDGSAKGGGALSAVAATGAPVVFIGTGEHLEDLEHFNPTRFISRLLGMGDLETLLETAKELELKEEEAEKVMERMMSGKFNLKDMYEIWEQMAKPGLLQKILYSLPFFKMGDIDKGMVEESEEKLRKYRIIMDSMTYEELENPEIIKSSRIKRIARGSGRSEQEVRSLLKEYNRMKKTMKQMRGNRKLMRALRKQLKSGDFDMSGFT, encoded by the coding sequence ATGCTTGATTCTTTAGGCGAGTCGCTCAGGAATACAATAAGAAAAATATCAAAAGCGGGGTATGTGGATGAATCTTTAATCAAGGAGGTTGTAAGGGATATTCAAAGAGCTTTGCTTCGGGCTGATGTTGAAGTTCATCTAGCCTTAAAGCTTTCAAAGAATGTAGAGAGAAGGGCTCTCGAGGAAAAACCTCCCAGTGGGATGAGTCATCGTGATTTTTTAATCAAGATAATCTATGAAGAGCTCGTTGCTATTTTGGGGAAGGAGAAGGAGGTGGCATTAAAGCCGCAGAAGCTCATGCTCGTTGGCTTGTATGGACAAGGTAAGACAACCACCGCTGGAAAGCTTGCAAGGTATTTTCACAAAAAGGGTCTAAGCGTGGCTTTGATTGCCTGTGATGTGCATAGGCCTGCCGCCTATGAGCAATTGAAGCAAATAGGTGAGCAGCTCAATGTACCCGTATTCGGCATTCCTGGAGAGAAAGATGCAAGAAAGATTGCTAGAGAAGCGGTAAAGAAAATGAAGGATTACCAAGTTCAAATTTTTGATACTTCTGGCAGGCATGCTCTTGAGGATGATTTAATCGAAGAGATAAAAGATTTGAAAGAAATAATTCAGCCAGATGAGATTTTCTTGGTTTTGGATGCTACAATAGGGCAGCAAGCTGGAAAGCAGGCAAAGGCCTTTCACGATGCTGTTGGAGTCACAGGGGTAATAATTACAAAGATGGATGGAAGTGCAAAGGGAGGAGGTGCCTTGAGTGCAGTGGCTGCCACAGGAGCACCGGTAGTGTTTATTGGGACTGGCGAGCATCTTGAGGACTTAGAGCATTTCAATCCAACACGCTTCATATCCAGATTGTTAGGTATGGGTGATTTAGAAACTTTACTTGAAACCGCAAAAGAATTAGAGTTAAAGGAAGAAGAAGCAGAGAAGGTAATGGAGCGCATGATGAGTGGAAAGTTCAATCTAAAGGATATGTATGAGATTTGGGAGCAGATGGCAAAGCCCGGACTTTTGCAGAAAATTCTTTACTCTCTACCATTTTTCAAGATGGGGGATATAGATAAAGGAATGGTTGAGGAAAGCGAGGAGAAATTGAGAAAGTATAGAATAATAATGGATTCTATGACATACGAGGAATTAGAGAATCCTGAAATAATAAAATCCTCAAGGATTAAGAGGATTGCCAGGGGAAGTGGAAGAAGTGAGCAGGAAGTGCGCTCTTTGCTCAAAGAGTATAACAGGATGAAAAAGACAATGAAGCAGATGCGCGGAAATCGTAAATTGATGAGAGCTTTAAGAAAGCAATTAAAAAGTGGAGATTTTGATATGTCGGGATTCACATGA